A single Leptospira kirschneri serovar Cynopteri str. 3522 CT DNA region contains:
- the panD gene encoding aspartate 1-decarboxylase has translation MKGKIHRATVTDADLNYEGSLTVDMNLVDAAGMRVYEKVSVVNVNNGARFETYIIEGKRGSGEICLNGAAARLGMKGDKIIIITYAQVEEKELPPDYAPKVVHVDEKNRKR, from the coding sequence ATGAAAGGTAAAATCCACCGGGCCACGGTAACAGACGCAGACTTAAACTATGAAGGTAGTCTGACCGTGGATATGAATCTTGTAGACGCTGCGGGAATGCGAGTATACGAAAAGGTTTCCGTAGTAAACGTAAACAACGGAGCCCGTTTTGAAACCTACATCATAGAGGGAAAAAGAGGTTCCGGAGAAATCTGCTTGAACGGAGCAGCTGCAAGACTAGGGATGAAAGGCGACAAGATCATCATAATCACCTACGCCCAAGTAGAAGAAAAAGAACTTCCTCCAGACTACGCCCCTAAAGTAGTCCATGTTGACGAAAAAAATCGAAAACGTTAA
- a CDS encoding type II toxin-antitoxin system antitoxin SocA domain-containing protein: protein MEKLLEVISFILQKSPNGRDRLSLSKLIYYSDGVYFQKNAKLITNQTYIHLEDSPCALDLQSALLHLRKNGLIDIRPRLTEKGISGFQIVWTGEPGEEAVDLNRQEKRIIRKVLENFKNAVYDENRVYPNLYENYIISPLFAEIPFSMDTLNTKIHFFKRKTLLNISGKIFKVLFSE, encoded by the coding sequence ATGGAAAAACTTTTAGAAGTCATCTCTTTTATCCTACAAAAATCTCCCAACGGAAGAGATCGTTTATCTCTCTCTAAACTGATTTACTATTCGGACGGAGTTTACTTTCAAAAAAACGCAAAACTAATTACAAACCAGACCTATATCCATTTAGAAGATTCTCCTTGTGCACTGGATTTACAATCCGCCTTGCTTCACTTGAGAAAAAACGGTCTAATTGATATCCGTCCTAGATTAACGGAAAAAGGTATTTCCGGATTTCAGATTGTATGGACGGGAGAACCGGGAGAGGAAGCGGTAGATCTCAACCGACAAGAAAAAAGAATCATTCGTAAGGTATTGGAAAATTTCAAAAATGCAGTTTATGATGAAAATAGAGTGTATCCAAATTTATACGAAAATTATATCATTTCACCTCTGTTTGCAGAAATTCCGTTTAGTATGGATACTTTAAATACCAAAATTCACTTTTTTAAAAGGAAAACGCTTTTAAATATCTCTGGTAAAATTTTTAAGGTACTATTTAGCGAATAG
- the lipB gene encoding lipoyl(octanoyl) transferase LipB codes for MIEFREKIPYLRYLEMQDKLRKFRKECILFLEHAPTITGGINYNPENLLVKPEFLESMGIQIHWIQRGGDFTAHEPGQLVLYSHVDLKKRNLSIRFYLENLLRSVIDSVRSTWDLHLISDSDSPGLYLESNPSQKICSIGVNFKSFFTSHGIAFNLSNDLKTFRCINPCGRNWMNMTSVKDLGLDFGLHKRDELISYLKKNLCSFLEPMNASSS; via the coding sequence ATGATCGAATTTCGAGAAAAAATTCCTTACCTCCGTTACTTGGAAATGCAGGATAAACTGCGAAAGTTTCGGAAGGAATGTATTCTATTTTTGGAACACGCTCCTACAATCACCGGCGGAATCAATTATAATCCTGAGAATCTTTTAGTTAAGCCGGAATTTCTGGAATCGATGGGTATTCAGATCCATTGGATCCAAAGAGGGGGAGATTTTACCGCTCATGAGCCCGGACAACTCGTTTTGTATTCTCATGTGGATTTAAAAAAGAGAAATCTTTCCATCCGTTTTTATTTAGAGAATTTACTTAGGTCCGTTATCGACTCGGTCAGGTCTACTTGGGATTTGCACTTGATTTCCGATTCTGATTCTCCTGGTTTATATCTGGAATCGAATCCCTCTCAAAAGATTTGTTCGATCGGAGTGAATTTTAAATCCTTTTTTACCAGTCACGGTATTGCATTTAATTTAAGTAATGATTTGAAAACGTTTCGTTGTATCAATCCTTGTGGTCGAAATTGGATGAATATGACGAGCGTAAAAGATTTAGGTCTCGATTTTGGTCTTCATAAAAGAGACGAATTGATTTCCTATTTGAAAAAGAATCTATGTTCTTTCCTAGAACCGATGAATGCAAGTTCGTCTTAG
- a CDS encoding LIC_12071 family protein yields the protein MGILFYSQEKTYFLPIGWIVKIFKSIFYFLLLLIVCESIALGIVAWSFLESSLASFELLKIGSDNRARDTLSALAKAAENSGVSGSYEDMNFVFSRFVKVSEKDADGYTIKEIFLTNEEGIVLAHSNPEYLVENLKKRKPISLYQDPLYTRAFHLRKWQVSIPVLLSQKKDFISKSFFFSKFEKFFPEINEPEILLSAAIYHPIKLERVAAIHMIYDRGNFRKFVFQQTELLEWLLRNDSLIALGAALFLEFVYLLLTLMGSKNDRSRPFVEKVSHSQEVHVPVLAKHSSPLSSVVFPGSLGNSEQNPESIQTEPVLSSSDLQTTSQTQSFEPTTVATEAIQKIETTEIKTEASLSQVIMKTEPAVSKIDLTSKEEVLDAIYLG from the coding sequence TTGGGAATTCTTTTTTATTCTCAAGAGAAAACCTATTTTCTTCCGATTGGATGGATAGTGAAGATTTTCAAAAGTATATTCTATTTTCTTTTGCTATTGATCGTTTGCGAATCGATAGCTCTTGGAATTGTCGCCTGGTCTTTTTTAGAATCTTCTTTGGCCTCATTTGAACTTTTGAAAATTGGCTCAGACAATCGAGCCAGGGACACATTAAGCGCTCTTGCTAAGGCCGCGGAAAATTCCGGAGTAAGCGGTTCTTACGAAGATATGAATTTCGTTTTTTCTAGGTTTGTCAAAGTCTCTGAAAAAGACGCAGATGGTTATACAATCAAGGAAATCTTTTTGACCAATGAGGAAGGTATCGTTTTAGCTCATTCCAATCCGGAATATCTTGTAGAAAACTTAAAAAAAAGAAAACCGATTTCTTTATATCAAGATCCACTTTACACCAGGGCTTTTCATCTTCGCAAGTGGCAGGTCAGTATTCCGGTTCTTTTGAGTCAAAAGAAAGATTTTATTTCTAAGAGTTTTTTCTTTTCTAAGTTCGAAAAATTTTTTCCTGAAATCAACGAACCGGAAATTCTTCTTTCAGCGGCAATCTATCATCCAATAAAATTAGAAAGAGTCGCCGCGATTCATATGATCTACGACAGGGGAAACTTTCGTAAGTTCGTTTTTCAGCAAACGGAACTTTTAGAATGGCTTCTTAGAAATGATTCTTTGATTGCTTTAGGCGCGGCTTTATTTTTAGAATTTGTATATTTACTTCTGACTTTGATGGGCTCTAAAAACGATCGTTCCAGACCTTTTGTAGAAAAAGTTTCTCATTCGCAAGAAGTTCATGTTCCGGTTCTTGCAAAACATTCTAGTCCTTTGAGTTCGGTCGTTTTTCCTGGAAGTTTGGGAAATTCCGAGCAGAACCCTGAATCGATACAAACAGAACCAGTTTTATCTTCATCCGATTTGCAGACCACGTCACAAACTCAATCTTTCGAACCAACTACAGTGGCAACCGAAGCGATTCAGAAAATAGAAACGACAGAGATTAAAACGGAAGCGAGTCTTTCTCAAGTCATAATGAAAACCGAACCAGCCGTTTCTAAAATCGATCTTACTTCCAAAGAAGAAGTTTTAGACGCGATTTATTTAGGATAA
- a CDS encoding STAS domain-containing protein yields MEIRSRLSENILKLKLKGRLDSASAEDFYSYLKSKWEEGIRKFLFFCEELEYIESEGIEVLARFENFLKNRGASSAYCAFNEECKTLLSFLGFGRSISFFDDSNRAEEFLSSIKILDQRSSVSSTSKIQRNSPVQFYSSRKSETSRDIFIPEIKTVPEVGNESLKSESIGSFGLASQSQRLQAFLNEEEASQKEKELYKVDTSSLKSSSKIEEKTSSLKSDSSSSSQLEESSDIKIKSILNPTSQEYSAKSALEKAIQTEKNFPKKIIYCGACSSRIRVSKPGRYQCPACQIQFDLNSMDGVRYLEKLLGT; encoded by the coding sequence GTGGAAATCAGATCCAGACTTTCCGAAAATATCCTAAAACTTAAATTAAAAGGACGTTTGGATTCTGCAAGTGCTGAGGATTTTTATTCGTATCTAAAATCGAAATGGGAAGAAGGAATCCGTAAATTTTTATTTTTTTGCGAGGAATTAGAATATATTGAATCCGAAGGGATCGAAGTTCTTGCTAGGTTCGAAAATTTTTTGAAAAACAGAGGCGCTTCTTCCGCCTACTGCGCGTTTAACGAAGAATGTAAAACTCTTTTGAGTTTTTTAGGTTTTGGAAGATCGATTTCTTTTTTTGACGATTCTAATCGTGCCGAGGAATTTCTTTCTTCGATCAAAATTTTAGATCAAAGAAGTTCCGTTTCTTCTACTTCTAAAATCCAAAGAAATTCTCCGGTTCAATTTTATTCTTCTCGTAAGAGTGAAACTTCACGCGATATTTTTATTCCGGAAATTAAAACCGTTCCCGAAGTTGGAAACGAATCTTTGAAATCGGAGTCTATAGGTTCTTTCGGACTTGCTAGTCAATCTCAGAGATTACAGGCCTTTTTAAACGAAGAAGAAGCTTCACAAAAAGAAAAAGAACTCTATAAAGTAGATACTTCTTCTTTGAAATCATCCTCTAAAATAGAGGAGAAAACTTCCTCCTTAAAATCGGATTCTTCTTCTTCTTCTCAGTTAGAAGAATCATCAGATATAAAAATCAAATCTATCTTAAACCCAACTTCCCAAGAGTATTCCGCAAAGTCGGCTTTGGAAAAAGCGATTCAGACGGAAAAAAATTTTCCAAAAAAAATCATTTATTGCGGAGCCTGTTCTTCTCGAATTCGGGTTTCTAAACCGGGAAGATACCAGTGTCCCGCTTGTCAGATTCAGTTTGACCTAAATAGCATGGACGGGGTTCGATACCTAGAAAAACTTCTAGGAACCTAA
- the murJ gene encoding murein biosynthesis integral membrane protein MurJ, translated as MSNAASRSIALSFYTFLSRILGLLRDHFMAVSFGTGMVASAFSVAYRLPNMFRNLLAEGTLSQSFLPLYAESGKISEEEAKVMSGAILSFLFFILSILVGIVFLFSPFFLPILVGGTKEYSNLVIELTYILFFLIVTASLSAIFMAISNSKNRFFVPSLSPIILNLCYLFVFICLFPFVEDLHDRVIVLCFAIVTGGFLQLAVQVWYVWKNKDTPKINWNWKHPSIQKIFKLMLPAALGGSFYQLSLLVDIFLANWVQNQNPGLGAVVSLDYSQRLVQLPTGIIGVALATTILPALLQSLKKEEWSSIRQELAGALEFALFLTVPAALGMAFLAGPILDSIYFGGKWDHIATRTAIQPLVFYSIAIPFFSINKILISSYYAFQDTKTPLRIQSISFTINIVLNLSLIWFLKHSAIALSSAISAIVTFLLLGIFLKKHKVGFPWIEIFKKISKMSIPFLLLGSYLFFHQFFLYSTILNYLRSIGIDYVQSSRIHLSLVIFPSVLIFFISSLIFKVDGIYLLTRKFRRKQEIA; from the coding sequence TTGTCCAACGCAGCTTCACGTAGTATCGCTCTTTCTTTTTATACGTTTTTATCTAGAATTTTAGGCCTTCTTCGAGATCATTTTATGGCCGTTTCCTTTGGAACCGGTATGGTGGCTTCGGCGTTTTCGGTGGCGTATCGTCTTCCTAATATGTTTCGTAATCTTTTGGCGGAAGGTACACTGTCTCAATCCTTTCTTCCTCTTTACGCAGAGTCCGGTAAAATAAGCGAAGAAGAAGCAAAAGTAATGAGCGGAGCGATTTTGTCTTTTTTATTTTTTATTTTATCTATTTTAGTGGGTATCGTATTTCTTTTCTCTCCTTTTTTTCTCCCTATTCTTGTAGGAGGAACAAAAGAATATTCTAATTTAGTAATAGAGCTTACTTATATTCTGTTTTTTTTAATCGTTACTGCTAGTCTTTCCGCTATCTTTATGGCGATTTCCAATTCTAAAAATCGTTTTTTTGTACCTTCTCTTTCTCCGATCATTCTGAATTTATGTTATCTATTCGTTTTTATTTGTTTGTTCCCGTTTGTGGAAGATTTACACGATAGAGTGATTGTACTTTGTTTTGCGATTGTTACCGGAGGTTTTTTACAACTGGCGGTTCAGGTCTGGTATGTTTGGAAAAATAAAGACACGCCTAAAATCAACTGGAACTGGAAACATCCATCCATTCAAAAAATTTTTAAACTGATGCTTCCAGCAGCATTAGGCGGAAGTTTTTATCAGTTGAGTTTACTCGTAGATATTTTTTTGGCTAACTGGGTACAAAATCAAAATCCAGGACTTGGTGCAGTCGTAAGTTTAGATTATTCTCAAAGATTGGTTCAGTTGCCCACTGGGATCATCGGGGTCGCACTTGCCACTACAATTTTGCCCGCTCTTTTGCAATCTCTTAAAAAAGAAGAATGGTCTTCTATACGTCAGGAACTTGCAGGCGCGCTTGAGTTCGCATTATTTTTGACAGTACCTGCTGCTCTTGGGATGGCGTTTCTTGCGGGTCCAATTTTAGATTCTATTTATTTCGGAGGAAAATGGGATCACATTGCCACTCGCACAGCGATTCAACCCTTGGTTTTTTATTCTATTGCGATTCCTTTTTTTAGTATTAATAAAATATTAATTTCTTCATATTATGCGTTTCAAGATACAAAAACTCCTCTTCGGATTCAGTCAATATCGTTTACGATCAACATCGTTTTGAATTTATCTTTGATTTGGTTTTTAAAACATTCTGCGATCGCCTTATCTTCTGCGATTTCTGCTATAGTCACTTTTTTACTTTTAGGAATCTTTTTGAAAAAACACAAAGTCGGATTCCCTTGGATCGAAATCTTTAAAAAAATTTCCAAAATGTCGATTCCGTTTTTGTTATTGGGAAGTTATCTTTTTTTTCATCAATTTTTCTTATATTCGACGATTCTAAATTATTTGAGATCGATTGGGATCGACTACGTACAATCTTCTAGAATTCATTTAAGTTTAGTGATATTTCCGTCAGTCTTAATTTTTTTCATTTCCAGTCTCATTTTTAAAGTGGACGGGATATATCTATTGACCCGAAAGTTTCGTCGAAAACAAGAAATCGCCTAA
- a CDS encoding DUF167 domain-containing protein, with the protein MKLTVYVKPNSKKVFIRKEENGVLTIAVREPALEGKANEAVIESISKEMKVPKSKIRILSGQKNKKKTIEIDL; encoded by the coding sequence ATGAAACTTACGGTTTACGTAAAGCCGAACTCTAAAAAGGTTTTCATTCGAAAGGAAGAAAACGGAGTTCTAACGATCGCGGTTCGAGAACCAGCCTTAGAAGGAAAAGCAAACGAAGCAGTGATTGAATCTATTTCCAAAGAAATGAAAGTTCCTAAAAGTAAGATTCGAATTTTATCCGGCCAAAAAAACAAAAAGAAAACAATCGAAATCGATCTTTAA
- a CDS encoding patatin-like phospholipase family protein: MKIPIAKGSKRALLVEGGGMKGAFAGGALHSLHTIVSPKHFDLVVAVSSGACSAAYYVTMPKPEPEKSLKTLAIWYMELAGRKLISPFHPFLGKTFLDQEYLVDDLFGQKYPLPAENFEKFGLPEFRIAVSNLQTRTIEYVRATSSNIFDLLKAATSLPIATRGKHKVDGKLYTDAAVLNPLPLEDLIEAGYKDITVVLNSPVERISPPFNMLTSILSFPKDWKMAKLMNRWHHHHFNLARAVAQKPPKGVRIHTISPENPLPVSLVTTNANKLKEAVNLGVSKGEEIGKLLLKLFTKNQNSKKDSTTGSISKQTRNSIPKKKSVSKRKKLK; this comes from the coding sequence ATGAAAATTCCAATAGCCAAAGGTAGTAAACGAGCTCTTCTTGTAGAAGGTGGAGGTATGAAAGGAGCTTTCGCGGGAGGTGCATTACATTCCCTGCATACGATAGTATCTCCAAAACATTTCGATCTAGTGGTTGCGGTATCCTCCGGCGCTTGTTCCGCCGCGTATTACGTTACGATGCCAAAACCAGAACCGGAAAAAAGTCTCAAAACTTTAGCGATTTGGTATATGGAACTCGCAGGAAGAAAACTCATATCTCCCTTTCATCCTTTTTTAGGAAAAACTTTTTTAGATCAAGAGTATCTTGTAGACGACTTGTTTGGGCAAAAGTATCCTTTACCCGCAGAAAATTTTGAAAAGTTCGGTTTACCAGAATTTAGAATCGCAGTCAGCAATTTACAAACCAGAACGATCGAATACGTACGCGCTACTTCTTCCAATATATTCGATCTTTTGAAAGCAGCAACCTCTCTTCCAATCGCAACTAGAGGCAAACATAAAGTAGACGGAAAATTATATACCGACGCAGCGGTTCTCAATCCGCTTCCTCTCGAAGATTTGATAGAGGCAGGATACAAAGACATTACGGTAGTTTTAAATTCACCCGTGGAAAGAATTTCTCCTCCGTTTAATATGTTAACTAGTATTCTGTCTTTTCCAAAAGACTGGAAAATGGCAAAGTTAATGAACAGATGGCATCATCATCATTTTAACCTAGCAAGAGCTGTCGCGCAAAAACCTCCTAAAGGAGTACGAATTCATACGATCTCTCCTGAAAATCCACTTCCAGTTAGTTTAGTTACTACAAATGCAAACAAACTAAAAGAAGCAGTAAACCTAGGAGTTTCTAAAGGAGAAGAAATCGGAAAATTACTATTAAAACTTTTTACTAAAAATCAAAACTCAAAAAAGGATTCTACCACTGGATCGATTTCAAAACAGACTCGAAATTCCATTCCAAAAAAGAAATCCGTTTCTAAGAGAAAAAAATTGAAATAA
- a CDS encoding lysophospholipid acyltransferase family protein yields MNPKTKPKEQDQSDKKYNSEPGVHPGSSLRIKKILRWFGQIYGSLFYKTELIGLENVPPKGNVLVLVKHQRNDDIPLGLAKGLYKVRWDIWAIMKDSMAAPMFFNFFLKCGGIPLNRLEPRKSKRDLLFAREVLYNGNMLVIFPEQTTVPYKMGKGRPGAFRFIVGKPQSPLPVLCLGLDYRPRGFLRRTSLTIRIGELKYLTPDKDPEEFLHECMHEIASLTNLIYPFEFKKSKLENFEESEVESVV; encoded by the coding sequence ATGAATCCAAAAACTAAACCCAAAGAACAAGACCAATCTGACAAAAAATACAACTCGGAACCGGGAGTACATCCCGGCAGTTCTCTTAGAATAAAAAAAATTTTACGATGGTTCGGACAAATCTATGGAAGTCTATTTTATAAAACCGAATTGATTGGATTAGAAAACGTTCCCCCAAAAGGAAATGTTTTAGTTTTAGTGAAACACCAGAGAAACGACGACATTCCTCTCGGACTTGCCAAAGGATTGTATAAAGTACGCTGGGATATATGGGCGATCATGAAAGACTCCATGGCAGCACCTATGTTTTTCAACTTCTTTTTAAAATGTGGAGGAATCCCTCTCAATCGATTGGAACCGCGCAAAAGTAAAAGGGATCTACTTTTTGCAAGAGAAGTATTATACAATGGTAATATGCTCGTCATCTTTCCGGAACAAACCACGGTTCCCTACAAAATGGGAAAAGGAAGACCGGGGGCATTTCGTTTTATCGTAGGAAAACCGCAGTCTCCTCTCCCTGTTTTATGTTTAGGATTAGACTATCGTCCTAGAGGTTTTTTACGCAGAACATCTCTTACAATTCGTATCGGAGAATTAAAATACTTAACCCCGGACAAAGACCCGGAAGAATTTTTACACGAATGTATGCACGAAATTGCAAGTCTCACAAATCTTATATATCCATTTGAATTCAAAAAATCTAAATTAGAAAATTTTGAAGAATCCGAGGTAGAATCCGTAGTATGA
- a CDS encoding CheR family methyltransferase: MSEDTLFTKKRNKFYSDLESDQSFKLKEPFMKFRDIQDIEINLLLEMIFEKYGYDFRQYSEAHIRRRLISRLTLSGLNSISEMHTQVLQDKIFASKLLQDLSITVTEMFRDPDFYICLRKKVIPILKTYPFVKIWHAGCSTGEEAYSMAILLKEEGLYERSTLYATDFNEQALKVAKEGIFRNRSMKEYTTNYQLSGGNGFFSDYYTSDGELVIMNQTLRKNIVWAHHNLVTDGVFAEVNLVFCRNVLIYFKRELQNKVHHLFLESLVKGGILCLGSKEGISYGGLAEKYESLDSKQKIYKKKY; this comes from the coding sequence ATGTCAGAAGATACTCTTTTTACTAAAAAGAGAAATAAGTTCTATTCCGATTTAGAAAGTGATCAATCTTTCAAATTGAAAGAACCTTTTATGAAATTTAGGGATATTCAAGATATTGAAATTAATCTTCTTTTGGAGATGATCTTTGAAAAATACGGTTATGATTTCAGACAATATTCCGAGGCTCACATACGGAGAAGACTTATCAGTAGACTTACTCTTTCCGGTTTAAATAGTATTTCTGAAATGCATACACAGGTGTTACAAGATAAAATTTTTGCTTCTAAGTTATTACAAGACTTATCGATCACGGTTACGGAAATGTTTCGTGATCCAGATTTTTATATATGTTTGAGAAAGAAGGTGATTCCCATTTTAAAAACGTATCCGTTTGTTAAAATCTGGCACGCCGGTTGTTCTACGGGAGAAGAAGCGTATTCAATGGCGATTCTTTTAAAAGAAGAAGGATTGTATGAAAGATCGACTCTTTACGCCACAGACTTCAACGAACAAGCTTTGAAGGTGGCGAAGGAAGGAATTTTTAGAAATCGAAGTATGAAGGAATATACGACCAACTATCAGCTTTCCGGCGGGAATGGTTTTTTTTCGGATTATTATACTTCTGACGGCGAGTTAGTGATTATGAATCAAACGTTGAGAAAAAATATAGTATGGGCTCATCATAATTTAGTAACGGATGGAGTTTTTGCGGAAGTGAATTTGGTATTTTGTAGAAACGTTTTGATTTATTTTAAAAGAGAACTACAAAACAAAGTGCATCATCTTTTTTTGGAAAGCCTCGTCAAAGGAGGTATTCTTTGTTTAGGTTCTAAGGAGGGAATTTCTTACGGCGGGTTGGCTGAAAAATACGAATCTTTAGATTCTAAACAAAAAATATATAAGAAAAAATACTAG
- a CDS encoding chemotaxis protein CheB, with amino-acid sequence MKYGAIVIGVSAGGLNAMKTILPTLPAQFGIPIVVVQHIGARSDGEWFRILEKLCNVKIKEAEEKEEIKSGVVYVAPPNYHLLIERDRTFSFSIGERVNFSRPSIDVLFETASEVYGDKLIGVILTGANSDGAQGLKKIKESGGLAVVQDPLTAEIALMPRSAIEATSVDYVLSLEKIAELFIRLDQNNLE; translated from the coding sequence ATGAAATACGGAGCGATCGTGATAGGAGTTTCAGCAGGAGGGTTAAATGCAATGAAAACCATATTGCCGACTTTACCTGCTCAATTTGGAATTCCTATCGTGGTAGTTCAACATATAGGAGCGCGTTCTGATGGGGAATGGTTCCGAATTTTAGAAAAATTATGCAATGTCAAAATCAAAGAAGCAGAGGAAAAAGAGGAAATAAAATCGGGTGTGGTATATGTAGCACCGCCTAACTACCATTTATTGATTGAAAGGGATAGGACATTTTCTTTTTCCATAGGGGAACGAGTGAACTTTTCAAGACCGTCCATCGATGTTTTATTTGAAACCGCCTCCGAAGTATATGGAGATAAACTAATCGGAGTTATATTGACGGGCGCAAATTCTGACGGCGCTCAGGGTTTAAAAAAAATTAAAGAAAGCGGCGGCTTGGCGGTTGTTCAAGACCCTTTAACCGCAGAGATTGCTTTGATGCCTCGGTCCGCTATCGAAGCCACGTCGGTGGATTATGTACTTTCTTTAGAAAAGATAGCTGAATTGTTCATAAGACTGGATCAAAATAACCTGGAGTAA